DNA from Thiovulum sp. ES:
TGTAAATTTTAGTTTTGCTCGTTGGCTTGATCCATATTTTGCTGTTTGGTGTGATGAAGTGATTGAAGAAATCCTTTCAACTGGTTCTTATTCTTTGCGAAAAGAGGAGAAATTTAACTACTCTGATTTGATTTCTGAAACAAAAGAAGTTTTACGACTTATCGACTTGATGAAAGATTTGAGTCCGCAAGAAC
Protein-coding regions in this window:
- a CDS encoding hypothetical protein (IMG reference gene:2508610742_SP), producing the protein MPENRELGFIKTVNFSFARWLDPYFAVWCDEVIEEILSTGSYSLRKEEKFNYSDLISETKEVLRLIDLMKDLSPQE